A window of the Dermatophagoides farinae isolate YC_2012a chromosome 2, ASM2471394v1, whole genome shotgun sequence genome harbors these coding sequences:
- the LOC124491540 gene encoding putative methylmalonyl-CoA mutase, mitochondrial: MKYLNYNFHYKKVFSALINRRSLSSNVMREEWKKMATKQMKGKDPDTLIWKTYENILLKPVYFSEDRAQDPQNELPGKYPFTRGPYPTMYAQRAWTIRQYAGFSTVEESNRFYRENIKAGVQGLSVAFDLATHRGYDSDDIRVQGDVGMAGVAIDSVEDMKMLFDGIDLKKISVSMTMNGAVIPTMAFFIVAGEESGVEQKYLSGTIQNDILKEFMVRNTYIYPPDESMRIIGDIFSYTSKNMPKFNSISISGYHIQEAGANSLLELAYTIADGLEYCRTGVKAGLKIDDFAPRLSFFWGIGMNFYMEIAKMRAARRLWAHLMTKYFQPTNSKSCMLRTHCQTSGWSQTEQDPYNNIVRTTVEALAAVFGGTQSLHTNSFDEALALPSRFSARIARNTQIIIQEETGIPKIIDPWGGSYMMESLTDELYNDALKIIEEIEQMGGMAKAVAQGIPKMKIEECAAIKQARIDSGQEVIVGVNKYRLEKEEPIDVLMIDNKQVREAQIAKLNQIKTTRDEEVCQRSLDALTEAARGDGNVLERAVECAKNRATLGEISMALEKVFGRYTAVDRLVSGAYYNAYSESEVLKKIQDKIKEFEAVEGRRPRILVAKMGQDGHDRGAKVVATGFADVGFDVDLGPLFQTPEEAAQQAVDADVHCVGVSSLAAGHKTLVPLLADALKKLGREDIKVIVGGVIPPQDYDFLYKAGASAIFGPGTPIPHCAIKTLEVIQESRNKNDKNIAASN; the protein is encoded by the exons atgaaatatttaaattataattttcattataaaaaG GTTTTCTCAGCCTTGATAAATCGGCGATCATTGTCGTCGAATGTGATGAGAgaagaatggaaaaagatGGCCACTAAACAAATGAAGGGCAAAGATCCAGATACATTGATATGGAAAAcatatgaaaatattctgCTAAAACCAGTGTATTTCAGTGAAGATCGAGCACAGGATCCACAAAATGAATTGCCGGGAAAATATCCTTTCACTCGAGGACCATATCCAACTATGTATGCACAAAGAGCATGGACTATACGTCAATATGCTGGTTTCAGTACGGTAGAAGAAAGTAATCGATTTTATCGTGAAAATATTAAAGCTGGTGTACAAGGTTTAAGTGTTGCTTTCGATCTAGCTACTCATCGTGGCTATGATAGCGATGATATCCGTGTACAAGGAGATGTCGGTATGGCTGGTGTGGCTATTGATAGCGTTGAAGATATGAAAATGTTATTCGATggaattgatttaaaaaaaatttccgtttcaatgacaatgaacgGTGCGGTCATACCGACTATggcatttttcattgtagcTGGTGAAGAATCCGGTGTAGAACAGAAATATCTTTCCGGAACTATTCAAAATGATATTCTTAAAGAATTTATGGTTCGAAATACGTATATTTATCCTCCAGATGAATCAATGAGAATCATTGGCGATATATTCTCATATACATCCAAAAATATGCCGAAATTTAATTCCATTTCGATTTCTGGCTATCATATACAAGAGGCTGGTGCAAATAGTTTATTAGAATTAGCATACACCATTGCTGATGGTCTTGAATATTGCCGTACTGGTGTAAAGGCGGGTTTGAAAATTGACGATTTTGCTCCtcgtttatcatttttttggggaattggaatgaatttttacaTGGAAATTGCTAAAATGCGTGCCGCTCGAAGATTGTGGGCACATTTGATGACTAAATACTTTCAGCCAACAAATTCTAAATCATGTATGTTGCGTACGCATTGTCAAACATCGGGATGGTCTCAGACAGAACAAGATCCgtataataatattgtaCGTACTACCGTTGAAGCTTTAGCAGCTGTATTTGGTGGAACACAATCTCTTCATACAAATTCTTTTGATGAAGCGCTTGCTTTGCCTTCACGGTTTAGTGCTCGAATCGCTCGAAATACACAGATTATAATTCAAGAAGAAACAGGCATTCCtaaaattattgatccaTGGGGAGGTTCCTACATGATGGAAAGTTTAACCGACgaattatataatgatgcattgaaaattattgaagaAATCGAACAAATGGGAGGCATGGCAAAAGCTGTGGCTCAAGGTATACCAAAGATGAAAATCGAAGAATGTGCTGCAATCAAACAAGCACGTATTGATTCTGGCCAGGAGGTAATTGTCGGAGTTAATAAATATAGATTGGAAAAAGAAGAACCGATTGATGTGCTGATGATTGACAACAAACAAGTACGTGAAGCTCAGATCGctaaattaaatcaaatcaaaaccaCTCGTGATGAAGAAGTATGCCAAAGATCTTTGGATGCATTGACTGAAGCTGCCAGAGGTGATGGTAATGTTCTGGAAAGAGCAGTAGAATGTGCCAAAAATCGTGCTACATTGGGTGAAATTTCTATGGCATTGGAAAAAGTATTCGGCAGATATACAGCCGTTGATCGTTTAGTTAGCGGTGCATATTACAATGCATATTCAGAATCGGaagtattgaaaaaaattcaggataaaatcaaagaatttgaaGCCGTTGAAGGTCGTAGACCTCGTATATTAGTTGCCAAAATGGGACAAGATGGTCATGATAGAGGTGCAAAAGTCGTTGCTACTGGCTTTGCTGATGTTggttttgatgttgatttggGGCCATTGTTTCAAACACCCGAAGAAGCAGCTCAACAAGCGGTCGATGCTGATGTTCATTGTGTAGGCGTGAGTAGCTTGGCTGCTGGCCATAAAACATTGGTACCATTATTAGCTGATGCATTGAAAAAACTTGGCAGAGA AGATATCAAAGTGATTGTTGGTGGAGTCATTCCTCCACAGGATTATGATTTCCTTTACAAAGCAGGTGCTTCAGCGATTTTTGGTCCGGGTACACCGATTCCGCATTGTGCaataaaaacattggaaGTCATACAAGAATCTCgtaacaaaaatgataagaATATTGCCGCttctaattaa
- the LOC124491517 gene encoding activating signal cointegrator 1 complex subunit 2, which yields MDLKPQSSFRCKSRSSDKMNRYDPLEKRRIVFLDRNREQKSLPLISKEFNIRINFPLYYEPSSNEMDNFNSMNSSKWIHDCKMFESSLNSIVHLPYFRFWSVIVYNPDVHTALESYLNYVTRPYRIHPIIKHETIGPVSSSIHSLVFRIYIRILLHKESEENYMSEDYHSELLIKNNILDISKILDLIQIYGYGPNSEMLKFLLKSFFQRNYSKMKNDVVFVLKEIFEFFFHYENYNSYDLNNEMFYVIANITDVLFSLNKLIQYEPRIAFIYEDGQLLNRLIKFHSLYFPYIENETLSLYRSNTIVENFYNYFKSQICLSKASSLLLFRKIIHTVYIEPLANLQDDLYKLFDNLMRLLDFLANKERFCVDYFEKFSFEKEFESLRHNPSLDKELTINDVLEYYRMNFNTLIEKHKSQNSEKVEKPQAINLEQTSKYSFRIDPETISKEQLIAEMFPELGNGFIYKCLEHYDFNNERVVDAILESNLPAELNSLDRKLTKSDLDKVASMLDNVKSSGQMDDQILTDSQKYNPINNANYQLADIYIGKKDKLSEMKANKEKTKNVTIELAEKIEKEEEELKEQIKLMIERGKLQREDLKTDEKYIGMDIYDDEYDDTYENEDENFDIEPVIEENNENDDDDDNNNDDAIVHENLGKTNNMPKYRMANEKYENCAKYLRKQLYNNKYQQRNNQGKGQQSFNNSYGSNDPQQRQKQTVKNQQYPNNVNQDHRHSSKMTNDDRRNDGNNNSSNNNNNRNYNTKNRQSNYYNPNNKNNKTTNQNRKK from the exons ATGGATCTAAAACCACAATCATCGTTCCGTTGTAAATCAAGATCAAGCGACAAA aTGAATCGTTATGATCCATTGGAGAAAAGACGTATCGTATTTTTGGATCGAAATCGAGAACAAAAATCGTTACCATTGATT AGTAAAGAATTCAATATTCGTAtcaattttccattatattATGAGCCATCATCTAATGAAATggacaatttcaattcaatgaacaGCTCAAAATGGATTCACGATtgtaaaatgtttgaatctTCTCTTAATTCCATTGTTCATTTGCCTTATTTTcg tttttggTCTGTTATCGTCTACAATCCAGATGTTCATACTGCTCTAGAATCATATCTAAATTATGTCACACGTCCTTATCGTATACATCCAATAATTAAACATGAAACGATTGGACCCGTATCAAGTAGTATTCATTCTCTTGTTTTCCGAATCTATATACGGATTCTGTTACACAAAGAATCTGAG gAAAATTATATGAGCGAAGATTATCACTCTGAACTGTTGATTAAAAACAATATTTTAGACATATCAAAAATATTGGATTTAATACAGATTTACGGTTATGGACCAAATTCAGAAATGTTAAAATTTTTGCTAAAATCTTTTTTCCAACGAAActattcaaaaatgaaaaatgatgtcGTATTCGTTTTAAaagaaatatttgaatttttcttccattaTGAAAACTATAATTCATATGatttaaataatgaaatgttttaTGTGATCGCAAATATTACGGATGTATTATTCTCGTTGaacaaattaattcaatatgAACCACGAATTGCTTTCATTTATGAAGATGGTCAActtttgaatcgattgatcaagTTTCATTCACTTTATTTTCCATACATCGAAAATGAGACTCTATCTTTATATCGTTCGAATACAATCGTCGAAAA TTTCTACAATTATTTCAAAAGCCAAATTTGTTTGTCCAAAGCTTCctctttattattgtttcgtAAAATTATACATACCGTCTACATTGAACCATTAGCGAATTT GCAAGATGACCTATACAAActatttgataatttaatgAGATTGCTTGATTTTCTTGCTAACAAAGAAAG ATTCtgtgttgattattttgaaaaattttcttttgaaaaagaattcgaATCACTCCGTCATAACCCTTCGTTAGATAAAGAATTAACTATCAACGATGTTCTGGAATActatcgaatgaattttaataCGTTGATAGAAAAACATAAATCACAAAATTCTGAGAAAGTCGAAAAGCCTCAAGCAATAAATTTGgaacaaacatcaaaataTAGTTTTCGTATTGATCCTGAAACCATTTCCAAAGAACAACTTATTGCTGAAATGTTTCCTGAACTTGGTAATGGATTCATTTACAAATGTCTCGAACATTATGATTTTAATAATGAACGAGTTGTCGATGCTATTCTCGAATCTAACCTCCCAGCggaattaaattcattagACCGTAAATTAACTAAATCTGATTTGGATAAAGTTGCATCAATGTTGGACAATGTGAAATCGAGTGGACAGATGGATGATCAAATATTAACGGATTCACAGAAATATAATCCAATCAATAATGCTAATTACCAATTGGCCGACATTTATATCGGAAAGAAAGATAAATTGAGCGAAATGAAAGCCAACAAAGAAAAGACGAAAAATGTGACAATAGAATTGGCCGAAAAAATAGAGAAGGAAGAAGAAGAGCTAAAAGAACAgattaaattgatgattgaacgTGGAAAATTACAACGTGAAGATTTAAAAACcgatgaaaaatatatagGAATGGatatctatgatgatgaatatgatgatacctatgaaaatgaagatgaaaattttgatataGAACCTGTGATAGAagagaataatgaaaacgacgacgatgatgataataataatgatgatgctattGTTCATGAAAATTTAggcaaaacaaacaatatgcCTAAATATAGGATGGCCAATGAAAAGTATGAAAATTGTGCAAAATATTTGCGCAAACAgctttataataataaatatcaacaacGGAACAACCAAGGAAAAGGGCAACAATCTTTCAATAATAGTTATGGTTCGAATGATCCTCAACAAcgtcaaaaacaaacagttaaaaatcaacaatatccAAATAATGTCAATCAAgatcatcgtcattcatctaaaatgacaaatgatgatagacGCAATGATGGTAACAATAACAGtagcaataataacaataatcgaaattacaatacaaaaaataGACAATCAAACTATTACAAtccaaacaataaaaacaacaaaacaaccaatcaaaatcgaaaaaaatga
- the LOC124491550 gene encoding polypeptide N-acetylgalactosaminyltransferase 1, which translates to MLRLLKIIPRFFHRTLCRFISILNGNLKFHHYHHQNDHHFILVIIIVILFICFLSTAIYFQIIAHFKSKLSNVKNEESNGNDNIISSRSNTDKNGIHIIVGQYMGKGFPWINQINLTDDLLNVNNYSPLPNYGENGSPVYVPKMDHTQAKRLFAINQFNIVASDMISVNRSLPDIRKQTCRVKKYPDNLPDTSIIIVFHNEAWSTLARTVHSVILRSPHRLINEIILVDDASQRKFLGQELDEYMNKLSKEIKIQIRILRSTNRIGLIRARIMGANFAKGQVLTFLDAHCETTNGWLEPLLHRILIDGKVAICPVIDIINDQNFAYVRSFEAHWGAMNWALNFRWFSVGHAELKRMHKKNFDSTKSFRTPIMAGGLFSIRRDYFFELGTYDSHLQVWGGENIEMSLRIWQCGGKVEIAPCSHVGHVFRSSSPYSFGKKQVGDVLYGNLIRVAEVWLDDWKNFFYKVNPTAKQILHHDRNDILKDIEKRIDLRRKLNCHSFEWFLENVWPENFFPNTNTTFGHIQSLYSKECMQRPSNGVHPIGKVIMAKCSIEIYGPQSFIIPLTGETGYIKSDESVCIDANSKKTNASILLIGCNQLERQKWRYDSKFKQIIHIKSSLCITIDRRKTTLSLAKCLSNNNKRQAWKIISQNWNND; encoded by the exons ATGTTACGTTTGTTAAAAATAATTCCACGATTCTTTCATCGTACTTTATgtcgtttcatttcaattttgaatggaaatttaaaatttcatcattatcatcatcaaaatgatcatcattttattctagtcatcattatcgtcatatTGTTTATATGTTTTTTATCGACAGCAatctattttcaaattattgcacattttaaatcaaaattatcgaaTG tgaaaaatgaagaatcaaATGGCAATGATAATATCATATCATCTAGGTCAAATACCGACAAAAATGGCATTCATATTATTGTTGGTCAATATATGGGCAAAGGTTTTCCatggatcaatcaaatcaacctGACAGATG ATTTATTAAATGTTAACAATTATTCACCATTACCAAATTATGGCGAAAATGGATCTCCCGTATATGTGCCAAAAATGGACCATACACAAGCCAAACGTTTATTCGCtattaatcaattcaatattgttGCTAGCGATATGATTTCTGTGAATCGTTCACTGCCAGACATTCGAAAACAGACATGTCGTGTGAAAAAATATCCAGATAATTTACCAGATACCAGtataatcattgtttttcacaATGAAGCTTGGTCAACATTGG CTCGAACTGTACACAGTGTCATTCTACGTTCTCCACATCGATTAATCAACGAAATAATATTGGTCGATGATGCCAGTCAAAGAAAGTTTCTTGGTCAAGAACttgatgaatatatgaataaaCTATCGaaggaaataaaaattcaaatcagaATTCTTCGTTCCACAAATCGAATTGGTCTAATACGTGCGAGAATAATGGGAGCAAATTTTGCCAAAGGACAAGTACTTACCTTTTTAGATGCACATTGCGAAACAACCAATGGATGGCTTGAACCATTATTACATcgaatattgattgatggaaAAGTGGCCATTTGTCCAGTGATCGatataatcaatgatcaaaattttgcTTATGTACGAAGTTTTGAAGCTCATTGGGGTGCAATGAACTGGGCACTCAATTTCCGTTGGTTTTCGGTGGGCCATGCCGAATTGAAACGAATGcataaaaagaattttgattcGACTAAATCATTTCGTACACCTATAATGGCCGGTGGCCTGTTTTCTATACGACGAGATTATTTCTTCGAATTGGGTACCTATGATTCTCATCTACAAGTTTGGGGTGgcgaaaatattgaaatgtcTTTACGTATTTGGCAATGTGGTGGAAAAGTGGAAATTGCTCCTTGTTCACATGTTGGCCATGTTTTTCGAAGTTCATCACCATATTCGTTCGGAAAGAAACAAGTCGGCGATGTACTATATGGTAATCTGATTCGAGTGGCTGAAGTTTGGCTGgatgattggaaaaattttttttataaagtAAATCCCACTGCTAAACAAATACTTCATCATGATCGGAATGATATTCTAAAAGATATAGAGAAAAGAATCGATCTTCGTAGGAAACTTAATtgccattcatttgaatggtTTTTAGAAAATGTTTGGCCGG agaatttttttccaaatacaAACACCACTTTTGGACATATTCAAAGTTTATATAGCAAAGAATGTATGCAAAGACCATCGAATGGAGTGCATCCAATCGGAAAAGTCATCATGGCCAAATGTTCAATAGAAATTTATGGTCCACAAAGTTTTATTATTCCATTAACAGGTGAAACAGGATATATTAAATCAGATGAATCTGTTTGTATTGATGCAAATTCTAAGAAAACAAACGcttcaattttattaattgGTTGCAATCAATTAGAACGACAAAAATGGCgatatgattcaaaatttaagCAAATAATCCACATTAAAAGTTCATTATGCATTACGATTGATCGAAGAAAAACGACACTTTCATTGGCGAAATGtttatcaaataataataaaagacaAGCATGGAAAATAATATCACAAAATTGGaataatgattaa
- the Khc gene encoding kinesin heavy chain, whose translation MSDGSECNIKVVCRFRPLNDSEEKSGSKFVVKFPSNSEEGLTISGKTYVFDKVFKPNASQEKVYNEAAKAIVKDVLGGYNGTIFAYGQTSSGKTHTMEGVLNDPDYMGIIPRIVNDIFNYIYSIDEAIEFHIKVSYFEIYLDKIRDLLDVSKVNLSVHEDKNRCTFVKGATERFVTCPEEVMEVIDEGKSNRHIAVTNMNEHSSRSHSVFLINVKQENQDNQKKLTGKLYLVDLAGSEKVSKTGAEGMVLDEAKNINKSLSALGNVISALADGNKSHIPYRDSKLTRILQESLGGNSRTTIIICCSPASFNEMETKSTLEFGRRAKTIKNVVIVNEELTAEEWKRRYEREREKVTKLRAQLQRCEQELTRWRNGESVPPDEQSGLVRDLDTSTLSLSESVHNLPAASAPAMNINVPMFAATTNEPLTNEERMKFEEERARLYAQLDEKDDEIDKYSQQIEKLKEQIVEQEEIFTSSRRDNDVLQADITRFQQENESLKEEVKEVLQALEELAVNYDQKSQEFETKNREFETLSEELTQKSSLLNGQESELQQIKEQMNHQKRRYVEMVTNLMKDLSEVGIVLGSNQNASFIGELKISNDASKLDDEFTVARLFISKMKSEVKALTTRTAHLETYQSSCNKKIESYEKELQERRLLISQYEAKMNSLQETIKEADKKLRVLEETVDQLNEECAKLKAAEEMHQVTSKEKEKEKDSVEQMKNALEQQIEKHRENHQKQLATLRDEIAERQSMVDQYKDLNQKMTLALERLQQDYDKLKAEENDKSAKLHEMTLLNEKCEQAKQDLKGLEETVAKELNSLFNLRKLFVEDIKNRFKKISIGEEQDDSSNSGGSLAQKQKIAFLENNLEQLTKVHKQLVRDNAELRCELPKLEKRLRTTMERVKTLEAALKEAKESAMKDRKRYQHEVDRIKEAVRQKNLARRGHVAQIVKPIRAGGGPNTVVYRPNNMQSK comes from the exons ATGTCTGATGGATCCGAATGTAACATTAAAGTTGTCTGTCGTTTTCGACCTCTAAATGATTCAGAGGAAAAATCTGGTAGCAAATTCGTCGTCAAATTTCCTTCAAATAGTGAAGAAGGATTGACTATATCG GGCAAAACATATGTATTTGATAAAGTGTTCAAACCAAATGCAAGTCAAGAAAAAGTATATAATGAAGCAGCAAAAGCTATTGTCAAAGATGTTCTTGGTGGCTATAATGGTACCATATTTGCATATGGTCAAACATCATCGGGTAAAACACATACGATGGAAGGTGTACTTAATGATCCCGATTATATGGGTATCATACCACGTATCGTGAAtgatatattcaattatatCTACTCGATCGATGAAGCAATTGAATTTCACATCAAAGTCtcttattttgaaatttatttagaTAAAATTAGAGATCTTTTAGATG TGTCCAAAGTGAATCTATCGGTTCATGAAGATAAAAATCGTTGCACATTTGTCAAAGGTGCGACCGAACGTTTCGTAACATGTCCAGAGGAAGTGATGGAAGTTATTGATGAaggaaaatcaaatcgacaTATAGCCGTGACGA ATATGAATGAACATTCTTCTCGTAGTCATTCAGTATTCTTGATAAATGTTAAGCAAGAAAATCAagataaccagaaaaaactGACCGGAAAATTATATCTTGTTGATTTGGCTGGTTCTGAAAAG GTTAGCAAGACTGGCGCTGAAGGAATGGTGTTGGATGAAGCAAAAAATATTAACAAATCGCTTTCAGCACTTGGAAATGTGATATCAGCCCTAGCGGATGGCAAT AAATCTCATATTCCATATCGTGATAGTAAGCTTACTCGTATATTACAAGAATCACTCGGCGGTAATTCACGTACTACAATCATTATATGCTGTTCACCggcatcattcaatgaaatggaaacaaaGTCAACGCTTGAATTTGGTCGGCGAGCCAAAACCATCAAGAACGTTGTCATAGTGAATGAAGAATTGACCGCTGAAGAATGGAAACGTCGTTATGAACGTGAACGTGAAAAAGTTACCAAACTTCGTGCTCAACTTCAACGTTGTGAACAGGAATTGACACGATGGCGAAACGGTGAATCCGTACCGCCTGATGAACAATCAGGATTGGTTAGAGATCTTGATACTAGTACACTTAGTCTATCCGAATCAGTTCATAATTTGCCTGCTGCTTCCGCTCCAGCAATGAATATTAATGTTCCAATGTTTGCAGCTACAACTAACGAACCATTAACAAATGAAGAACGAATGAAATTCGAAGAAGAACGAGCTCGACTTTATGCTCAGcttgatgaaaaagatgatgaaattgataaatataGTCAacagattgaaaaattaaaagagCAAATTGTCGAACAGGAAGAAATATTCACATCATCTAGACGTGATAATGATGTCCTACAAGCCGATATTACTCGTTTTCAACAGGAAAATGAATCTCTTAAAGAAGAGGTTAAAGAAGTATTACAAGCTCTCGAAGAGCTTGCTGTTaattatgatcaaaaatcaCAAGAGTTCGAAACAAAGAACCGAGAATTTGAAACGTTAAGCGAAGAATTGACACAAAAATCTTCACTATTGAATGGTCAAGAATCAGAattacaacaaataaaagaaCAGATGAATCATCAGAAGCGACGATATGTAGAAATGGTTACAAATCTAATGAAAGATCTCAGCGAAGTGGGAATCGTTTTGGGTTCGAATCAAAATGCAAGTTTTATTGGTGAactaaaaatatcaaatgatgCAAGCaaattggatgatgaatttacTGTTGCTCGATTGTTCATAAGTAAAATGAAAAGCGAAGTCAAAGCACTTACGACTCGAACTGCTCATCTTGAAACATACCAGTCATCTTGTAATAAAAAGATTGAATcatatgaaaaagaattgcaGGAACGTCGTTTACTTATAAGCCAATACGAGGCCAAGATGAATTCATTACAAGAAACGATAAAAGAAGCTGATAAAAAACTACGCGTTCTGGAAGAAACTGTTGATCAGCTAAATGAAGAATGTGCTAAATTGAAAGCAGCCGAAGAAATGCATCAGGTTacatcaaaagaaaaagaaaaggaaaaagaTTCTGTCgagcaaatgaaaaatgctcttgaacaacaaattgaaaaacatagagaaaatcatcaaaaacaattggCCACATTACGTGATGAAATTGCCGAACGCCAATCAATGGTCGATCAGTACAaagatttgaatcaaaaaatgacCCTTGCTCTAGAACGATTACAACAAGATTATGATAAGCTCAAAGCCGAAGAAAATGACAAGAGTGCAAAATTGCATGAAATgacattgttgaatgaaaaatgtgaaCAGGCCAAACAAGATCTTAAAGGACTAGAAGAGACTGTTGCCAAAGAGTTGAATAGCCTATTCAATCTTCGAAAATTATTTGTCGAAGATATTAAGAATCGGTTTAAAAAGATTTCGATTGGTGAGGAACAGGATGATTCTTCAAATTCTGGTGGATCATTAGCccagaaacagaaaattgCCTTCCTCGAGAACAATCTTGAACAATTGACTAAAGTTCATAAACAG cTTGTACGAGACAATGCCGAATTGAGGTGTGAACTTCCAAAATTAGAAAAACGATTACGTACTACAATGGAACGTGTAAAAACGTTGGAAGCTGCCCTAAAAGAAGCTAAAGAATCGGCTATGAAAGATCGAAAACGTTATCAACACGAAGTTGATCGAATCAAAGAAGCCGTCCGACAAAAGAATTTAGCACGAAGAGGACACGTCGCTCAAATAG tAAAACCAATTCGTGCTGGCGGTGGACCCAATACCGTTGTTTATCGTCCGAACAATATGCAATCCAagtga